The uncultured Bacteroides sp. DNA segment AGCAACTATACAACCGATAAAAACTCTTCTCCTATTTTATGTAGCCCATCGACAATACGTTTGCGTTGCTCCGGCCGTGGCTTCTTAAGCCCATTGGCATAATGACTAAGCTGCCTTTCATTAATGCCCGAAGCTCGTGCAATAGCCGCAATAGACGTAAACTTCTCACAACTGCGAAGTAGCGCAGACGTTTCCAGTATAAATTCAATTTCATAGTCACCTTTTTGCAACCATTCAGGAACACCATCGCCATCCTGAAGCATTCCCTCGATATGAAATTGTAGTGCTTCTTTAAAAGCTGCCTTTGCACCTTCAAATGTTTTATCAGTAACAACAATGCAGCCTTCAACCTGTTTCCCGTTGCCAACACAATAATTGCGTCCGCTCCAACTAATAAACGCTTCAACTTTTCCCATACTGCTTTTTATTTAATGGCAAGTGATTATTTCCACCCTGCCTGTTTCCAGATACTATTTAATAACTCTTGACTTAGCGTTTCGCTTGGCTTTCCTCTTAAGGTAACCTTTCCGCTTAGTGTAGGATGCTTAAATTGCCTATGATCTCCTTTGGTGTAACTTAAAAACCAACCATTCTCCTTAAGCAACTTAAGAACCTCTCCAACTTTATATTTTTTCATTGTATGTGCTATTGCCCGACCCTGCAAAGGTAGTAATATCAATACTATAATCAAATAAAAAAGCACGTGAATAGTAGTAACATTAATACTCTTTAAGAAAGGAATGAGGATGTGTCAAAGGCTGATCGTCCTCATCTAATTCTTCTTTTTGTCTGTCATCAATCAAAATTAGGCTCAATTTGATTTGTTATTCAGTATATATTCATATATTTGCCAAGAAGCATACTTTATAACGCATCTTTTTGAGTTATGGAAAAACAGTATTTACTCTTTAACAGGTTCTCACAGCAGGCATTGCAAACCTTGCATCGCTATAGAGCCGTACAATTTAGCCCCACCACATTTATGTTTTAATCGATGAGATAGAAATCTTTTTTCGTTTCACTTATTAAAAACATAAATTAAAATGAATAATCCCACTATACAAGAAGTACAAGATTGGGTGTTGAAGCTTCATGCCCAATGCGAAGAGGTAATGACCGATGAAGAGCGCAAAGAGCAACACAAGTATGCAACCATGGTTCAACGCCCTGGCGACAAAGCGTTCTTATCTAAAATGCTCGATGAATCGTCACAAATTCGTGATAATAAAAAACTGGCCAAACGCATCAATATCCTCATAGAAAAATATGGCATACCCGAATTTCTAAATAAGAGAGATACCTTCTTATTCAAAATGTATCATTCTTTCGGATACTATTTTAGCACGATAGCGATCCCTATTATCAAGAAACGCCTACGAATGGATACATCTAAAGTTATCATCAACGAGGCACGACCTAAGTTGACCAAACATTTGGCCAAACGTTTTCATCAGAAGATCGGGCAGAACGTAAATCTGCTCGGTGAAGTAGTGCTGGGAAACAAAGAAGCCGACCATCGCTATTTACATTATCTAGAGGCACTCGAATCTTCCGATATCAACTATATCTCCGTAAAAATATCAGGAATCTATGCGCAGACGCATGCGCTGAACTACAAAGAGAGCTTTCCTGAACTCGTTAATCGTATGTCTGCCCTCTATCAGAAAGCCATCGACTTCCCTTATGTAGACGAAGATGGAGTCACCAGACCCAAGTTTATCAATCTGGACATGGAAGAGTACAAAGATACTCACTTCACCATGCGTCTGTTTAAAGAGGTGCTCAGCAAACCTGAATTTAAGGACTATTCAGCCGGAATTGTGATACAAGCTTATCTGCCGGATGCTTACGGCTTCCAAACCGAGCTCCTCGAATTTGCAAAGGAGAGAGTGGCTCAAGGGGGTGCTCCTGTAAAGATGCGCTTAGTGAAAGGATGTAATCTCGAAATGGAGAGTGTCACTTCCTCCCTTCGCGGATGGCCTAACCCCATACGTACTTCCAAGATAGAGGTAGATGCCAATTATCTACACCTGCTCGAGAGAGGTTTGCTAGCTGAAAATGCTGCTTGTCTTCGCATAGGGGTGGCTTCGCACAATCTCTTCACCATTGCTTATGCTTACCTGCTGAGTCAGAAGTACGGTTCAACACAGTACATGACTTTCGAGATGCTCGAAGGTATGGCCAATCATCTTTGGCGGGCACAGTCCAAATTAGGTAATCGGGTCATTCTCTACACGCCGGTAGTGAAAGATGAGCATTTTCTCAATGCAGTGTCCTATCTGGTTCGCCGTCTCGACGAAAACACGGGCCCTGAAAACTTCCTCTCCTACTCATTCAACCTAAAGCCGGGTAGCAAGAGTTGGACTTTCTTAGAAAAGCAATTCGAAGAGGCTTACCGGATGAAAGATAACATTACGCACGCTCCTACCCGAACACAAGATCGTAACAAGCCTTATGTTTCTGTACCTCCGGCCAATGAATTCATCAACGAACCGGATACCGATTTCGACTTGCCTCAAAATCAACAATGGGTAGAAAGTATTATCGGTAAATGGAAAAAAGGAAAAGAAGAAGAGCCGTTCATCCTGCCCTTGCAGATAGGAGCTGAGACTGTGATTACCGAAAAGAGGCATGTTTACCTGGATCGCTGCCAGAACGACGAAGTGAAAATTTGCGAAATGTCTCAGGCCGACACCGAACAGATAAAGAAGATTATCGCCATTGCCGATGCCGATCCCACAGGTTGGCGACAGACGACTCTGGCTAAACGTCATGAGATAATGTATGCGGCAGCCAATAACTTAGCCGAGATGCGGGGCGACTTAATCGGTTGCATGTGTGCAGTAACGGGCAAAACCGTTACGGAAGGCGATGTAGAAGTATCCGAAGGGATAGATTTCGTCCGTTTCTACCCCACTTCGATGAAGACATTCGAGGCGCTAGAGGATATTAGCATCACTCCAAAGGGAACAATCCTTGTGATCTCTCCGTGGAACTTCCCTTGCGCCATTCCTATTGGCGGCGTCTCAGCAGCACTGGCCGGTGGTAACACCGTCATTCTGAAACCTGCCACCGTAGCAGCACCTGTGGCATGGATGTTTGCTCAGGCCTTTTGGGAAGCAGGTGTGCCTAAAGAGGCACTTCAGGTAGTGATTACCGACAGAGAGGCGCTCAAAGTACTGACCACAGCACCACAGATCAAGCACATCATTCTCACAGGTGGCACGGAGACGGCGCTAAGTATCGCTAAAGCCAATCCGGCAACACCCCTATCAGCCGAAACAGGAGGTAAGAATGCAATCATCCTCACTGCATCGGGAGACAGAGATCACGCCATCATGAATGTGGTGACCTCCGCCTTTGGCAATGCCGGACAGAAATGTTCCGCTTGTTCACTGCTGCTGGTTGAACGATCGGTGTACGAGGATCCTTCCTTCAAAGAGAAGTTGATTGACGCCGCCACCAGTATGAAGGTAGGCAGCGTATGGAATCCGGGCAATGTAGTGGGCCCTATGATTACTAACAACAATGAGAAACTGCTGAAAGCTTTCACACTCGAGCCCGGCGAAGAATGGTTAGTTGCCCCCCGCTTCCTCGACGAAAAGAAATACCTCCTTGCCCCTACCATCAAATGGGGAGTGAAACAGGGAAGTTATTCCTTCTGCACCGAGCTATTCGGCCCCATGCTTAGCGTTGTCTGTATCGAGAATCTGGAAGAAGGGATTCGGTTGGTGAACAGTCTCGACTATGGACTTACCTCCGGCCTACAGAGTTTGGATGAAGACGAACAAGCACTTTGGAGAAAGAGGATAGAAGCAGGCAATCTCTATATCAATCGAGGTATCACAGGCGCTATTGTCAACCGTCAGCCCTTCGGTGGCATGAAGTTATCTGCCTTTGGTGGCGGACTAAAAGCGGGAGGCCCTAACTACTGCACCTCTTTCGTAAACATCGTCGATAAGGGAGCAAAGGATAAATTTCTGGATAGTTATAAGGAAGCTTTCAAAAAAGAGTTTTTTCCATTCAAAGAGATGAGCAAACTTTATGGAGAGCAAAACCTGTTTCAATACATCCCGGTTGAAAACGTCGTACTGAGGCTATTTCCTGATGACGACGTAGAGGATGCCAGAATGTTTTTTCAAGCATGCGAATTAGCCGGGAGTATGCCGACAATAAGTGTAACACCAGGAGATGAGCGAATTGCTCAGTTAAAAAGCGCAGGCATTTTCGTTGAAGAAAAATCCTACGAAGAGTTTCTGGACAGTATGCATCTATTTGAACGCATACGCACCTGCTCGCCCAATATTCCGCTGGAAATGCATGAGAGAGCAGCAAAAATCCAGAAATACATTGATACCACTAAACCTGTAAAAGAAGGGCGGGTGGAACTGTTACATTACCTCAAAGAGCAAAGCATCTCGTTCGAATACCACCGTTATGGCAGTGTTACCGAGGCGCCCTCTTGCGAGATATAATGGGATAAAAAGTCTTCTTAGTCAGCGGCATATTTAGTATGCCGCTGCAACTTTACAATAAAAGAAGTTGGTTTGTCGTTTCAAGTGCAGTTTATAAAGTTGAATTATCTTGCCGAAGAAAAGTTAAGGGCAGAGCTTGGGGCAGAGTTAAGGGCAGAGTTAAGGGCAGAGTTCACGTAATCTACAATATCAAAACCTGATTGAACACACTATTCCTGAAACGCCAAATCATCCTGCCCAAAAATTCAGATTAACAGAGCGTGGAGCACTATTTTTACAATTATTGAAAGAAAGGTAAAATCGTCACCGATTGCTACTTTTCTTTCTTTAATTGTCTGTTATTCAACGGATAAATTTCAAATCAGTTTATTGCTTAACAGGAATAGAACGAAAGAATTGTACCATTGCAGAATCGTTGCCCATCACCAAACCTTCGGGATGAAATTGTACGGCGATCACTCCATATTTCT contains these protein-coding regions:
- a CDS encoding CopG family transcriptional regulator; the protein is MGKVEAFISWSGRNYCVGNGKQVEGCIVVTDKTFEGAKAAFKEALQFHIEGMLQDGDGVPEWLQKGDYEIEFILETSALLRSCEKFTSIAAIARASGINERQLSHYANGLKKPRPEQRKRIVDGLHKIGEEFLSVV
- a CDS encoding type II toxin-antitoxin system HicA family toxin, which produces MKKYKVGEVLKLLKENGWFLSYTKGDHRQFKHPTLSGKVTLRGKPSETLSQELLNSIWKQAGWK
- a CDS encoding bifunctional proline dehydrogenase/L-glutamate gamma-semialdehyde dehydrogenase encodes the protein MNNPTIQEVQDWVLKLHAQCEEVMTDEERKEQHKYATMVQRPGDKAFLSKMLDESSQIRDNKKLAKRINILIEKYGIPEFLNKRDTFLFKMYHSFGYYFSTIAIPIIKKRLRMDTSKVIINEARPKLTKHLAKRFHQKIGQNVNLLGEVVLGNKEADHRYLHYLEALESSDINYISVKISGIYAQTHALNYKESFPELVNRMSALYQKAIDFPYVDEDGVTRPKFINLDMEEYKDTHFTMRLFKEVLSKPEFKDYSAGIVIQAYLPDAYGFQTELLEFAKERVAQGGAPVKMRLVKGCNLEMESVTSSLRGWPNPIRTSKIEVDANYLHLLERGLLAENAACLRIGVASHNLFTIAYAYLLSQKYGSTQYMTFEMLEGMANHLWRAQSKLGNRVILYTPVVKDEHFLNAVSYLVRRLDENTGPENFLSYSFNLKPGSKSWTFLEKQFEEAYRMKDNITHAPTRTQDRNKPYVSVPPANEFINEPDTDFDLPQNQQWVESIIGKWKKGKEEEPFILPLQIGAETVITEKRHVYLDRCQNDEVKICEMSQADTEQIKKIIAIADADPTGWRQTTLAKRHEIMYAAANNLAEMRGDLIGCMCAVTGKTVTEGDVEVSEGIDFVRFYPTSMKTFEALEDISITPKGTILVISPWNFPCAIPIGGVSAALAGGNTVILKPATVAAPVAWMFAQAFWEAGVPKEALQVVITDREALKVLTTAPQIKHIILTGGTETALSIAKANPATPLSAETGGKNAIILTASGDRDHAIMNVVTSAFGNAGQKCSACSLLLVERSVYEDPSFKEKLIDAATSMKVGSVWNPGNVVGPMITNNNEKLLKAFTLEPGEEWLVAPRFLDEKKYLLAPTIKWGVKQGSYSFCTELFGPMLSVVCIENLEEGIRLVNSLDYGLTSGLQSLDEDEQALWRKRIEAGNLYINRGITGAIVNRQPFGGMKLSAFGGGLKAGGPNYCTSFVNIVDKGAKDKFLDSYKEAFKKEFFPFKEMSKLYGEQNLFQYIPVENVVLRLFPDDDVEDARMFFQACELAGSMPTISVTPGDERIAQLKSAGIFVEEKSYEEFLDSMHLFERIRTCSPNIPLEMHERAAKIQKYIDTTKPVKEGRVELLHYLKEQSISFEYHRYGSVTEAPSCEI